A window of the Campylobacter massiliensis genome harbors these coding sequences:
- the pseF gene encoding pseudaminic acid cytidylyltransferase: MRYNQNCALCVIPARGGSKRIPRKNVKDFLGKPLIAYSIEAALNSGVFERVIVSTDDALIADVAVKFGAQVPFMRDASLSDDYATSSDAVADAARRLGGEYSHVCCLYATAPLITGEILREAYGKFKKAECEFLFSTTEFSFPIQRAIRLSKDGAASMFYPQFALTRSQDLERAYHDAGAFYFGRREAWLEKKPIFAPHSRAFLLPRNLVCDIDTPEDFEFAQKLYRINYD, encoded by the coding sequence ATGAGATATAACCAAAACTGCGCCCTTTGCGTCATCCCGGCTCGCGGCGGCAGCAAGCGCATACCGCGCAAAAACGTTAAAGATTTTTTAGGCAAGCCGCTGATAGCTTACAGCATCGAGGCGGCGCTAAATTCGGGCGTTTTTGAGCGCGTTATAGTGAGCACCGACGATGCCCTGATAGCAGACGTCGCAGTAAAATTCGGCGCGCAGGTCCCGTTTATGAGAGATGCCTCGCTAAGCGACGACTACGCCACCAGTAGCGATGCCGTAGCGGACGCGGCGAGAAGGCTAGGCGGCGAATACTCGCACGTTTGCTGCCTATACGCGACCGCGCCGCTTATCACGGGAGAAATTTTACGCGAGGCATACGGCAAATTTAAGAAAGCGGAGTGCGAGTTTTTATTTTCCACGACCGAGTTTAGCTTCCCCATCCAGCGTGCGATTAGGCTTAGCAAGGACGGCGCCGCAAGTATGTTTTACCCGCAGTTTGCGCTAACTCGCTCGCAAGATCTAGAGCGAGCTTATCACGACGCAGGCGCGTTTTATTTCGGTAGGCGCGAGGCGTGGCTGGAGAAAAAACCGATCTTTGCGCCGCACTCAAGGGCGTTTTTGCTTCCGCGAAATTTAGTCTGCGATATCGATACGCCTGAGGATTTTGAGTTTGCGCAGAAGCTTTACCGGATAAATTACGACTGA
- the pseC gene encoding UDP-4-amino-4,6-dideoxy-N-acetyl-beta-L-altrosamine transaminase, translating into MIPYSRQQITDSDIAAVVSALKDDILTGGDKVGEFEQAIAKYVNVKHVVAMNSATSALHVAYLALGVREGDEVVTTPITFAATANAALMAGAEVKFAPVKFDGNIDENALASLITPKTKVITAVDFGGNPVNLDAILKLAKERGIKVLDDASHALGSRLSGVKVGAKADVSIFSFHPVKPLTTFEGGALATNDDEIARLTRLYRSHGITKKRLWDSDQSVLGYNYRLPDVACALGLNQLKRLDETIAAREKIAKFYDEKFDKNPYFSTVKLPGDVVSSRHLYPVLLFRQFWCAKEDIFAALHARGIGVQVHYKPTYKFSFYRERYGDISVPSADDFYAAELSIPCHQCMSPEDANFVADALFEVLKGFDAPQGCRV; encoded by the coding sequence ATGATACCCTACAGCAGACAACAAATCACCGACTCCGACATCGCTGCCGTCGTGAGCGCCCTAAAAGACGATATCCTAACCGGCGGCGACAAGGTCGGCGAATTTGAACAGGCGATCGCAAAATACGTCAACGTAAAGCACGTCGTAGCGATGAACTCGGCGACGAGCGCACTTCACGTCGCATATCTGGCGCTAGGCGTGAGAGAGGGCGACGAGGTCGTAACGACGCCCATCACGTTTGCGGCGACGGCAAATGCGGCGCTAATGGCGGGAGCGGAGGTTAAATTCGCGCCAGTCAAATTTGATGGAAATATCGACGAAAACGCGCTAGCAAGCCTCATCACGCCTAAAACGAAAGTCATAACCGCGGTTGATTTCGGCGGCAATCCCGTAAATTTAGACGCCATCCTAAAACTAGCCAAAGAGCGCGGCATAAAGGTGCTTGACGACGCTTCGCACGCGCTGGGCAGCAGGCTAAGCGGCGTAAAAGTCGGCGCAAAAGCGGACGTTAGCATTTTTAGCTTTCACCCAGTTAAGCCGCTAACGACCTTTGAGGGCGGCGCGCTAGCAACCAACGACGACGAGATCGCGAGACTGACACGTCTTTACCGCTCGCACGGCATAACTAAAAAACGCCTATGGGATAGCGACCAGAGCGTGCTTGGCTACAACTACCGCCTGCCAGACGTCGCCTGCGCGCTAGGGCTAAATCAGCTAAAAAGGCTAGACGAAACCATTGCGGCGCGCGAGAAAATCGCCAAATTTTACGACGAAAAATTTGATAAAAACCCGTATTTTAGCACCGTGAAGTTACCTGGCGACGTCGTTAGCTCGCGCCACCTCTACCCTGTCTTGCTCTTTCGCCAGTTTTGGTGCGCCAAAGAGGACATTTTCGCCGCCCTTCACGCGCGCGGCATCGGCGTGCAGGTACACTATAAGCCGACTTATAAATTTAGCTTTTACCGCGAGCGCTACGGCGATATCTCGGTGCCTAGCGCCGATGATTTTTACGCGGCCGAGCTTAGTATCCCGTGCCATCAGTGCATGAGCCCAGAGGACGCAAATTTCGTCGCAGACGCGCTTTTTGAGGTTTTAAAGGGTTTTGACGCGCCGCAAGGCTGCAGGGTTTAG
- the pseB gene encoding UDP-N-acetylglucosamine 4,6-dehydratase (inverting), whose amino-acid sequence MFNGKSILITGGTGSFGKKYTEILLSKFKPKRLVIYSRDELKQYEMAQVFKDPAMRFFIGDVRDEKRLMTAMNGIDYVIHAAAMKHVPIAEYNPMECIKTNINGAQNVIDAALECGVSKVIALSTDKACNPVNLYGATKLASDKLFVAANNIAGSKKTRFSVVRYGNVVGSRGSVVPLFKKLIAEGVKELPITHADMTRFWITLEQGVNFVLKNFERMKGGEIFIPKIPSMTMIELARSMAPRLGVKIIGIRPGEKMHEVMVGKDDAHLTYEFEDHYVISPSIKFTSKDDDFSINALGEKGHLVEENFEYSSDKNKIWLGKDGLLEMIEASK is encoded by the coding sequence ATGTTTAACGGAAAATCCATTCTCATCACCGGCGGCACCGGGTCATTCGGCAAAAAATACACCGAAATTTTACTCTCCAAATTTAAACCCAAAAGGCTAGTCATCTACTCTCGCGACGAGCTAAAACAATACGAGATGGCGCAGGTTTTTAAAGACCCGGCGATGCGATTTTTCATCGGCGACGTGCGCGACGAAAAGCGCCTGATGACCGCGATGAACGGCATCGACTACGTCATCCACGCAGCAGCTATGAAGCACGTGCCAATCGCAGAATACAACCCGATGGAGTGCATAAAAACCAACATCAATGGCGCGCAAAACGTCATCGACGCGGCGCTAGAGTGCGGCGTGAGCAAGGTCATCGCACTCTCAACCGATAAGGCGTGCAACCCCGTAAATTTATACGGCGCGACCAAGCTTGCCAGCGATAAACTTTTTGTCGCGGCAAACAACATAGCGGGTAGCAAAAAAACACGCTTTAGCGTCGTTCGCTACGGCAACGTCGTGGGATCGCGCGGCTCGGTCGTACCGCTGTTTAAGAAGCTGATCGCAGAAGGCGTAAAAGAGCTACCTATCACGCACGCGGATATGACGCGGTTTTGGATCACGCTTGAACAAGGCGTAAATTTCGTACTTAAAAACTTTGAGCGCATGAAAGGCGGCGAAATTTTCATCCCAAAAATCCCGTCGATGACGATGATAGAGCTTGCTCGCTCCATGGCGCCACGTCTTGGCGTAAAAATAATCGGCATCCGCCCTGGCGAAAAGATGCACGAGGTCATGGTCGGCAAGGACGACGCGCACCTAACGTACGAGTTTGAGGACCACTACGTGATCAGTCCGTCGATCAAATTTACAAGCAAAGACGATGATTTTAGCATAAACGCGCTGGGCGAAAAAGGGCATCTCGTGGAGGAAAATTTCGAGTACAGCTCGGATAAAAATAAAATTTGGCTAGGTAAAGACGGGCTTTTAGAGATGATCGAGGCTAGTAAATAA
- the dcd gene encoding dCTP deaminase yields the protein MGLKSDAWIRKMSHEKAMIVPFAEEQVGRGVVSYGVSSYGYDIRVGNEFKIFTNIGGTVVDPKNFDEKNVVDFKGDVCIVPPNSFALARTIEYFNMPDNVLAICLGKSTYARCGIIVNVTPFEPGFKGHITIEISNTTPLPAKIYANEGIAQVLFIEGDEPCEVTYADKKGKYQAQEGITLPRILK from the coding sequence ATGGGGCTAAAATCTGACGCCTGGATACGCAAAATGTCGCACGAAAAGGCGATGATAGTGCCGTTTGCCGAGGAGCAAGTCGGACGCGGCGTGGTGAGCTACGGAGTGTCTAGCTACGGGTATGATATACGAGTCGGAAATGAGTTTAAAATCTTTACGAACATCGGCGGCACCGTCGTGGACCCGAAAAATTTCGACGAGAAAAACGTGGTAGATTTTAAAGGCGACGTGTGCATCGTACCGCCAAATTCATTCGCTCTAGCGCGCACTATCGAGTACTTTAACATGCCCGATAACGTGCTAGCTATCTGCCTAGGCAAAAGCACCTACGCAAGATGTGGCATCATCGTAAACGTCACGCCTTTTGAGCCGGGATTTAAGGGGCACATCACGATCGAGATATCAAATACGACGCCGCTACCGGCTAAAATTTACGCGAACGAAGGCATCGCGCAGGTGCTATTTATCGAGGGGGACGAGCCGTGCGAAGTGACATATGCGGACAAAAAAGGGAAGTATCAGGCGCAGGAGGGTATTACTCTGCCTAGGATTTTGAAGTAA
- a CDS encoding S8 family serine peptidase — MHSNTSRKFENLRSNKGSNLPLSALTCLLLAASGAYAYTEAGVSGNTSSWESAEYKKDWGLVSMNASTAYALGFNGSGTKIGVMDSGVLLSHPEFQDGRIHTVKTIGNYAKNGMRYPDAALGNGPIDKNQPVKDGKRNFNKNDNGVFKKGEAFNDDGSWVRGVNDAHGTHVGGTMAASRDGSGMHGVAFGAQLYSANTGGNDNMTYGPNQDYNYFLKGYTALADAGAKVINNSWGSNRRVNSSFAGALGYKPTYGWRAVPEYDVEFYDVTVANQTTAAKDHINLKDMNEAKKAYYQFVTSGEKSFLDAAYEVAVKRGVIQVFTAGNRSLMAESFTRAALPYFRPDAEEYWINVTGQTGADGYPNDSNEYIRGHKASSDIQEFNLAGHSKWWTIAAPAEEIYSAYVELTDNATYGKAIYKSSGGTSMAAPHVSGALGVIMQRYPYMSMPQVRETMLTTARQRTLRAGHGAGGMLERWGSDGEGVPSNVWGWGILDLGKAMFGPGQFLGNFDVTMDQNDIWTNNISDVAIKFRKTEDDSDAAAWAARKAALNAKSNLSAEEKAEMTFETAREQARVARAAEGYEGSLTKRGDGALTLVGDNSFTGAVNIYGGKISALNQSISSSRSINVHNGGEFEVLNALTYQTPSAGGFVSTTKASDATQVNAVINAGGAFVVNDGAHNLNLTFKEGSLLKAALLSNAELANLAANPTLKKTINASGNFAGVNLANVEDSYAFFKTTKETVSGSNLALSLQKGKSMEEVASTSAEKSFARLVEANPSSAIYSSMLGAAHSVAAAYFGAFSNDLDFKAQNNSAVDSFMLANSVKNKNGAKRADIDTGVELWLLSSASRVTSDNNAGGRLGTNAFTNLVGVDFLVGDSSKAGVFVGLGKTNHKLGDSKAVKSKDAHAGIYGDIGLDPIKISLGAIYSKFDQEKRVVNSYAPLAYEYKDADASAISAFAQIAYTGLSYENGFSLEPYAGLTYIRFKNDDVANSLVQIRNEDRDLQVASVGVKPSIAFTMDGVGLVAKADVAYNRFLGDKTPSAHMNVTGLGATKLEGEKLKDLATTELGIEAAFTRNFRVGLSYVGAYGSNVKSNGVNAKFSWAF; from the coding sequence ATGCATTCAAACACGTCGCGTAAATTTGAAAATTTACGCAGTAACAAGGGCTCAAATTTGCCTCTTTCGGCGCTCACCTGCTTGCTACTAGCCGCAAGCGGAGCTTATGCTTACACCGAGGCCGGCGTATCCGGAAACACTTCTAGCTGGGAGAGTGCGGAGTATAAAAAAGACTGGGGACTAGTCTCTATGAACGCCTCCACGGCTTACGCGTTAGGCTTTAACGGTAGCGGAACGAAGATCGGCGTCATGGACTCTGGCGTACTTTTGAGCCATCCCGAGTTTCAAGACGGTAGGATTCATACAGTAAAAACTATCGGTAACTATGCTAAAAACGGCATGAGATACCCTGATGCCGCGCTAGGAAACGGCCCGATAGATAAAAATCAGCCAGTAAAAGACGGTAAGCGAAATTTTAATAAAAACGACAACGGCGTGTTTAAAAAAGGCGAAGCTTTTAACGACGACGGTAGTTGGGTAAGGGGCGTAAACGATGCCCACGGCACCCACGTGGGCGGTACGATGGCGGCTAGCAGAGACGGTAGCGGCATGCACGGCGTGGCGTTTGGCGCACAACTATACTCCGCAAATACCGGCGGCAACGACAACATGACGTATGGACCAAACCAAGACTACAACTATTTTTTAAAAGGCTACACTGCCTTGGCCGACGCGGGCGCAAAGGTGATAAACAATAGCTGGGGGTCGAATAGGCGCGTAAATTCGTCCTTTGCGGGCGCGCTGGGATATAAGCCTACTTATGGCTGGAGGGCTGTGCCTGAATACGACGTGGAATTTTACGACGTGACGGTAGCCAATCAAACTACCGCAGCAAAAGACCATATAAATTTAAAAGATATGAACGAGGCCAAAAAGGCTTATTATCAGTTCGTAACTAGCGGCGAAAAAAGCTTCTTGGATGCGGCTTACGAAGTAGCGGTAAAAAGAGGCGTTATCCAGGTATTTACGGCTGGAAATAGGAGCCTAATGGCCGAGTCTTTCACGCGTGCGGCTCTGCCTTATTTTAGACCGGACGCCGAGGAGTACTGGATCAACGTCACGGGTCAAACCGGCGCGGATGGCTATCCTAATGATTCTAATGAATACATAAGAGGACATAAGGCGTCCTCGGATATTCAGGAATTTAACCTTGCCGGACACTCGAAGTGGTGGACGATCGCAGCTCCGGCCGAAGAGATTTATTCCGCATACGTCGAGCTTACCGACAATGCAACATACGGCAAAGCTATATATAAATCATCAGGCGGTACTTCTATGGCCGCTCCTCACGTTAGCGGAGCCTTGGGCGTCATAATGCAGCGCTATCCGTATATGAGCATGCCACAGGTTAGAGAAACGATGCTAACTACGGCTAGACAAAGGACGCTAAGAGCCGGTCACGGTGCAGGCGGCATGCTAGAGCGTTGGGGTAGCGACGGAGAAGGCGTACCTAGCAATGTCTGGGGTTGGGGTATACTCGACCTCGGTAAAGCGATGTTTGGTCCTGGGCAGTTCTTAGGAAACTTCGACGTCACGATGGATCAAAACGATATCTGGACAAACAACATCTCAGACGTCGCCATCAAATTTAGAAAAACCGAGGATGATAGCGACGCTGCGGCTTGGGCGGCTAGAAAAGCGGCTCTTAACGCCAAGTCAAATTTGAGCGCAGAAGAAAAAGCCGAGATGACCTTTGAAACCGCAAGAGAGCAGGCTAGGGTCGCAAGGGCGGCCGAGGGCTATGAAGGCTCGCTAACTAAAAGAGGAGACGGCGCTTTGACTCTTGTAGGAGACAATAGCTTTACCGGAGCGGTAAATATATACGGCGGTAAAATTTCAGCCCTAAATCAATCAATCTCTTCTTCAAGAAGCATAAACGTCCATAACGGCGGCGAGTTTGAGGTTTTAAATGCTCTTACTTACCAAACTCCAAGCGCGGGCGGTTTCGTGAGCACGACCAAGGCAAGCGACGCTACGCAAGTTAACGCCGTTATAAACGCAGGCGGCGCATTTGTAGTTAACGACGGCGCTCATAATCTAAATTTAACATTTAAAGAGGGCTCTTTATTAAAGGCTGCACTGCTATCAAACGCCGAGCTTGCAAATTTGGCGGCAAATCCGACTCTAAAGAAAACCATAAATGCGAGCGGAAACTTCGCGGGCGTAAATTTAGCTAACGTCGAGGATAGCTATGCGTTCTTTAAAACCACTAAAGAAACTGTTAGCGGCTCAAATTTAGCTCTTTCTTTGCAAAAAGGCAAAAGCATGGAGGAGGTAGCCTCTACTAGCGCCGAGAAGTCATTTGCGAGATTGGTCGAGGCAAATCCTAGCAGCGCTATTTATTCGTCTATGCTAGGAGCCGCTCATAGCGTAGCGGCGGCATACTTCGGCGCGTTTTCAAACGATCTAGACTTTAAAGCGCAAAACAACTCCGCCGTAGACTCGTTTATGTTAGCAAATTCTGTTAAAAACAAAAACGGCGCTAAAAGAGCCGATATCGACACGGGAGTCGAGCTTTGGTTACTTAGCAGTGCAAGCAGGGTGACTTCTGACAATAACGCCGGCGGCAGACTGGGCACGAACGCATTTACAAATTTAGTAGGCGTTGATTTTCTAGTAGGCGATAGCTCAAAAGCAGGCGTATTCGTAGGGCTTGGCAAAACAAACCACAAGCTAGGCGATAGCAAGGCGGTAAAAAGTAAAGACGCGCATGCGGGTATCTACGGCGATATAGGACTTGATCCTATCAAAATCAGCCTAGGCGCTATCTACTCGAAATTTGATCAAGAAAAAAGAGTCGTTAACTCATACGCTCCTTTGGCCTATGAGTATAAAGACGCTGACGCGTCCGCTATCAGCGCATTTGCCCAGATCGCCTATACGGGGCTAAGCTATGAAAACGGCTTTAGCCTAGAGCCTTATGCGGGACTAACCTATATCCGCTTTAAAAACGACGATGTAGCAAATTCTTTGGTGCAGATCAGAAACGAGGATAGAGATTTGCAAGTCGCAAGCGTGGGCGTAAAACCTAGTATCGCATTTACTATGGACGGCGTAGGCCTAGTCGCAAAAGCCGATGTAGCCTACAACCGCTTCCTAGGCGATAAAACTCCGAGCGCTCATATGAATGTAACCGGCCTTGGCGCAACTAAACTAGAGGGCGAAAAGCTAAAAGATCTAGCCACTACCGAGCTTGGTATCGAGGCTGCATTTACCAGAAATTTTAGAGTCGGCCTTAGCTATGTTGGAGCATACGGCAGCAACGTAAAATCAAACGGCGTAAACGCCAAATTTAGTTGGGCGTTTTAA
- a CDS encoding SEL1-like repeat protein yields the protein MKRVFVLLVILFSVGFSKDLTELGNEAYYKGDYQKAAELYQKACDSGEAGGCSNLGFLYEYGQGVKQNYQKAAELYQKVCDSGEAGGCFNLGILYEDGQGVKQNYQKAAELYQKVCDSGEAGGCFNLGVLYQKGQGVKQNYQKAAELYQKVCEGGELRGCFNLGVLYQKGQGVKQDYQKAAELYQKVCEGGELRGCFNLGVLYQKGQGVKQDYQKAAELYQKVCEGGELRGCFNLGVLYKNGQGVKQNYQKAAELYQKACDGGNVGGCLGLGLVYENGQGVRQNFSTAKQYYGKACDLGLQLGCDNYRKLNEKGY from the coding sequence ATGAAAAGAGTTTTTGTTTTACTCGTCATTTTGTTTTCTGTTGGATTTTCCAAAGATCTTACTGAATTGGGAAACGAAGCTTACTATAAAGGTGACTACCAAAAAGCTGCTGAGCTATATCAAAAAGCTTGTGATAGTGGAGAGGCTGGGGGTTGCTCTAACTTAGGGTTTTTATACGAATACGGTCAAGGTGTAAAACAAAATTACCAAAAAGCTGCTGAGCTATATCAAAAAGTTTGTGATAGTGGAGAGGCTGGGGGTTGCTTTAACTTAGGAATTTTATACGAAGACGGTCAAGGTGTAAAACAAAATTACCAAAAAGCTGCTGAGCTATATCAAAAAGTTTGTGATAGTGGAGAGGCTGGGGGTTGCTTTAACTTAGGGGTTTTATACCAAAAAGGTCAAGGTGTAAAACAAAATTACCAAAAAGCTGCTGAACTATATCAAAAAGTTTGTGAAGGGGGAGAGCTTAGGGGTTGCTTTAACTTAGGGGTTTTATACCAAAAAGGTCAAGGTGTAAAACAAGATTACCAAAAAGCTGCTGAACTATATCAAAAAGTTTGTGAAGGGGGAGAGCTTAGGGGTTGCTTTAACTTAGGGGTTTTATACCAAAAAGGTCAAGGTGTAAAACAAGATTACCAAAAAGCTGCTGAACTATATCAAAAAGTTTGTGAAGGGGGAGAGCTTAGGGGTTGCTTTAACTTAGGGGTTTTATACAAAAACGGTCAAGGTGTAAAACAAAATTACCAAAAAGCTGCTGAGCTATATCAAAAAGCTTGTGATGGGGGAAATGTTGGGGGCTGCTTAGGCTTAGGCTTAGTATACGAAAACGGTCAAGGTGTAAGGCAAAATTTTTCCACTGCAAAACAATATTATGGCAAGGCTTGTGATTTAGGACTTCAGTTAGGATGTGATAATTACAGAAAGCTAAACGAAAAAGGCTACTAG
- a CDS encoding DUF4198 domain-containing protein → MKIKSLALMLLGVSAYAHFGMVVPSNSTVDDEKEANLQITYKFTHPFEGDMMNLALPNEAGVFINGKKEAIKDLKELKEDKFSYFTASYDVKEPGIYQFYMDPKPYFEPAEDKFIRHITKTVVDAYGYGEGWDKPAGLKAEIVPLTRPYGLYKGNLFSGVVYYKGKRAKNVTVEVEYYNAKGLKAPSDAHVTQVVNTNEQGEFSFAMPLEGWWGFAALIDDDQKIKHEGKEYPVELGAVIWVQTKEYK, encoded by the coding sequence ATGAAAATCAAGTCTTTGGCGCTTATGCTTTTAGGCGTTAGCGCTTATGCGCATTTTGGTATGGTCGTACCGTCAAATTCGACCGTGGACGATGAGAAAGAGGCAAATTTGCAGATCACTTACAAATTTACCCATCCTTTTGAGGGCGATATGATGAACCTAGCCCTTCCAAACGAGGCGGGCGTTTTTATAAACGGTAAAAAAGAGGCGATAAAAGACCTAAAAGAGCTTAAAGAGGATAAATTTAGCTACTTTACGGCTAGCTACGACGTAAAAGAGCCTGGCATCTATCAGTTTTATATGGATCCAAAGCCCTATTTCGAGCCTGCGGAGGATAAATTTATAAGGCATATAACAAAAACCGTCGTCGATGCCTACGGCTACGGCGAGGGCTGGGATAAACCGGCCGGGCTAAAAGCCGAGATAGTGCCGCTAACGCGTCCATATGGGCTTTATAAGGGAAATTTGTTTTCAGGCGTGGTTTACTATAAAGGAAAACGCGCTAAAAACGTAACCGTCGAGGTAGAGTACTATAACGCTAAAGGGCTAAAAGCTCCGTCCGATGCGCACGTGACGCAGGTCGTAAACACTAACGAGCAGGGCGAATTTAGCTTTGCGATGCCGCTTGAGGGCTGGTGGGGATTTGCCGCGCTGATAGACGACGATCAAAAGATAAAACACGAGGGCAAAGAGTATCCCGTGGAGCTTGGAGCCGTCATCTGGGTGCAAACCAAAGAGTATAAATAA
- the cbiM gene encoding cobalt transporter CbiM, translating into MHISEGVLKPEIIVPCSVICVVLVYSLIYKLKTSEIPKVAAVSAMFFMASFIHVPIGVTSIHLVLSGLAGAFLGANAVLAIFIALFFQALLFGYGGLSALGVNLLIIASPALLSPYLLKLSFKRYRPFFWFLIGFLPILCSSVLLSLTLVLNGKEFTPVAALVFTSNLALMALEGIISLFALSFIYRVKKDLLIC; encoded by the coding sequence ATGCACATTAGCGAAGGCGTTTTAAAACCCGAGATCATCGTGCCTTGCTCGGTCATTTGCGTAGTTTTGGTGTATAGCTTGATTTACAAGCTAAAAACGAGCGAGATACCCAAGGTAGCGGCCGTCAGCGCGATGTTTTTTATGGCGTCTTTTATCCACGTGCCCATCGGCGTCACGTCGATACATCTCGTGCTAAGCGGCCTTGCGGGGGCGTTTTTGGGTGCAAACGCGGTTTTGGCTATTTTTATCGCGCTGTTTTTTCAGGCTTTGCTTTTTGGTTACGGCGGCCTGAGCGCGCTTGGCGTAAATTTGCTCATCATCGCTTCTCCCGCGCTTCTTAGCCCATATCTTTTAAAGCTATCTTTTAAGCGCTATAGGCCCTTTTTCTGGTTTTTGATTGGGTTTTTGCCTATACTTTGCTCCTCGGTTTTGCTCTCTTTGACGCTTGTTTTAAACGGTAAAGAATTTACGCCCGTGGCCGCGCTTGTTTTTACTTCAAATTTAGCCCTTATGGCGCTTGAGGGGATCATCTCGCTTTTTGCGCTTTCTTTTATTTATAGGGTCAAAAAGGATCTTTTGATTTGCTAA
- a CDS encoding cobalt ABC transporter permease — protein MNLSVLLICFTFFSFRVSLSSATDAIFIAPVIFLAILNFKNLFEILKSVFKLNIFIILVVLSLVLYEEYALAKLIFIRSNLIILFGRLAFYRSDYFSIALAVSSLNLGDKLTAIFYFSAKFTADLKTIFLRLKKTLKVRGFEPKTSLFTYKIYANLVAMLFLEAFYKASVLEKTFVCRGFEGKLYGAKGLKIGAKDAVIIALTACCYIFSLGVLI, from the coding sequence ATGAACCTATCCGTTTTGCTCATTTGCTTTACTTTTTTTAGTTTCAGAGTCTCGCTTTCAAGCGCTACGGACGCTATTTTTATCGCGCCCGTGATCTTTTTAGCGATTTTAAATTTTAAAAATCTTTTTGAAATTTTAAAATCCGTTTTTAAACTAAATATTTTTATAATCTTAGTCGTTTTAAGCCTCGTTCTTTACGAAGAATACGCGCTTGCAAAGCTGATATTTATAAGGTCGAATTTGATCATACTTTTTGGGCGGCTGGCTTTTTATAGGAGCGATTATTTTAGTATCGCGCTTGCGGTTTCGTCGCTAAATTTGGGCGATAAGCTAACGGCGATTTTTTATTTTAGCGCTAAATTTACGGCCGATCTTAAAACGATATTTTTAAGACTAAAAAAGACTCTAAAAGTTCGCGGATTTGAGCCTAAAACCTCGCTTTTTACCTATAAAATTTACGCAAATTTAGTCGCTATGCTTTTTTTGGAAGCGTTTTATAAGGCCAGCGTTCTTGAAAAAACCTTTGTTTGTAGAGGCTTTGAGGGTAAACTTTACGGAGCTAAAGGCCTCAAAATAGGCGCAAAAGACGCCGTTATAATCGCTTTGACGGCGTGTTGCTATATTTTTAGTTTAGGAGTCCTGATATGA
- a CDS encoding energy-coupling factor ABC transporter ATP-binding protein, with protein MSCTISLKNVCAKIGERTLFENLNLNATHKDKIALIGPNGCGKSTLLEIMAGLKSPCGGYIELFHHKISNLDEYKQFRRDMGYLFQESNDCFICPSVLDDVMFSLLSRGEDKEPARAKAEKILRELEIWHLKDEIVFNLSGGEKKLVALAGILVAKPKILLLDEPTTALDAQMQARIAAILKSLDVTQIIVSHDKEFISDVASVMYRLTKNGLEPI; from the coding sequence ATGAGCTGCACGATAAGCCTAAAAAACGTCTGCGCCAAAATAGGCGAAAGAACGCTTTTTGAAAATCTAAATTTAAACGCGACGCACAAGGACAAAATCGCCCTCATAGGCCCAAACGGCTGCGGTAAAAGCACGTTGCTAGAGATAATGGCGGGGCTCAAATCGCCTTGCGGCGGCTATATCGAGCTTTTTCACCATAAAATTTCAAACCTTGATGAGTACAAGCAGTTTCGCCGCGACATGGGCTATCTTTTTCAAGAAAGCAACGATTGTTTCATCTGCCCTAGCGTACTTGATGACGTGATGTTTTCGCTACTTAGCCGCGGCGAGGACAAAGAGCCGGCTAGGGCAAAAGCCGAGAAAATTTTACGCGAGCTTGAAATTTGGCACCTAAAAGACGAGATAGTGTTTAACCTCTCCGGAGGCGAGAAAAAGCTCGTCGCGCTAGCGGGGATACTGGTAGCTAAGCCTAAAATTTTACTACTTGACGAGCCTACGACCGCGCTTGATGCACAGATGCAAGCAAGGATAGCCGCTATCTTAAAATCCCTCGACGTCACGCAGATAATCGTCTCTCACGACAAGGAATTTATAAGCGACGTAGCAAGCGTAATGTACCGCCTGACAAAAAACGGACTAGAGCCGATATAA